One genomic segment of Tripterygium wilfordii isolate XIE 37 chromosome 9, ASM1340144v1, whole genome shotgun sequence includes these proteins:
- the LOC120006254 gene encoding transcription initiation factor IIF subunit alpha isoform X1, which produces MSFDLQLKPSCSGCGSNSDLYGSNCKHMTLCLTCGKTMAENRGKCYECGTTITRLIREYNVRASPSSDKNFFIGRFVSGLPNFSKKKNAENKWSLQKEGLQGRQLTDALREKYKNKPWLLEDETGLSQYQGQLEGAQSATYYLLMMQGKEFSAIPAGSWYNFNKVAQYKQLTLEEAEEKMKNRKKTADGYQRWIMKAATNGAAAFGEVEKLNDEENDSGGGRGRKKKAGDDDEGNVSDRGEEDEEEEAERNNRLGLNRRGGDDDEEGRRGGDHDLDDDDIEKGDDWEHEETFTDDDEAVGNDPEEREDLAPDLPAPPEIKEDEDEEDEENGETKLSISGKELKKLLGRTAGLNDSDVEEDDDDDDMEDEGFSPVQAPKQKDALKEEPTDSSPSKPAPSGSARGTPSSKSAKTKRKSNGDDVKAPNGAPPKKIKTENELKSSAKNESLPASKSGVPPKGATAPPQSSSKVGSTSSTEPVTEDEIRAVLMQKTPVTTQDLVAKFRTRLKSIEQDKRAFADILKRISRIHKTNNGSGYIVLKDK; this is translated from the exons ATGTCGTTCGACTTGCAATTGAAGCCGTCATGCAGTGGATGTGGGTCGAATTCGGATTTGTACGGGAGTAATTGCAAGCACATGACCCTGTGCTTGACCTGTGGGAAAACGATGGCTGAGAATCGTGGCAAATGCTATGAATGTGGCACGACTATCACACGCTTGATTCGA GAATATAATGTCCGAGCAAGTCCAAGCAGCGATAAGAACTTCTTCATTGGTAGATTCGTGTCAGGGTTACCAAATttttcaaagaagaaaaatgctGAAAATAAATGGTCTCTGCAGAAAGAAGGACTACAAGGTCGCCAACTCACTGATGCCTTGCGG GAGAAGTACAAGAACAAACCCTGGCTTTTGGAGGACGAGACAGGGCTGTCTCAATACCAGGGTCAACTTGAAGGGGCACAATCGGCAACTTATTACCTACTGATGATGCAAGGAAAAGAGTTTTCTGCCATTCCTGCTGGTTCATG GTACAACTTTAATAAGGTTGCACAATATAAACAACTTACCTTGGAGGAAGCCGAAGAAAAGATGAAAAACAGGAAAAAGACTGCAGATGGATATCAAAGATGGATTATGAAAGCTGCAACTAATGGAGCTGCTGCGTTTGGTGAAGTGGAGAAGTTGAATGATGAGGAGAATGATTCTGGTGGTGGGAGGGGACGGAAAAAGAAAgctggtgatgatgatgaaggtAATGTCTCAGATAGGGGTGAGGAAGATGAAGAGGAGGAGGCTGAAAGGAATAATAGACTTGGACTTAACAGAAGAGGTGGTGACGATGATGAGGAAGGTCGAAGGGGTGGCGATCATGATTTGGACGATGATGATATTGAGAAGG gTGATGATTGGGAACATGAAGAAACCTTTACGGATGATGATGAGGCTGTTGGTAATGATCCTGAGGAACGGGAAGACTTGGCCCCTGACCTTCCTGCTCCTCCAGAAATAAAAGAG gatgaagatgaggaagatgaagaaaatGGGGAAACAAAACTGAGCATATCAGGAAAAGAATTGAAGAAATTACTCGGAAGGACTGCTGGTCTGAATGACTCAGATGTGGAAgaagatgatgacgatgatgat ATGGAAGATGAGGGCTTTTCTCCTGTACAGGCTCCCAAACAAAAGGATGCACTGAAGGAAGAACCTACTGACAGTAGCCCATCAAAACCAGCACCTTCTGGTTCTGCACGAGGAACCCCATCTTCGAAGTcagcaaaaacaaagagaaagtcaaatggtgatgatgtaaaagcACCTAATGGAGCACCTCCGAAGAAGATTAAAACAGAAAAT GAATTAAAATCTTCTGCTAAAAATGAAAGTCTTCCTGCTTCTAAAAGTGGTGTGCCCCCAAAAGGTGCTACAGCACCCCCACAATCATCATCGAAAGTAGGCTCAACATCATCTACTGAGCCTGTAACTGAAGATGAAATCAGGGCTGTCTTAATGCAAAAGACCCCTGTGACCACCCAGGATCTCGTTGCAAAGTTCAGGACACGACTGAAATCCATAGAG CAGGACAAGAGAGCTTTTGCGGATATTCTGAAGAGAATTTCTAGGATTCACAAGACTAATAACGGGTCTGGTTACATTGTGCTGAAAGATAAGTGA
- the LOC120005763 gene encoding fumarylacetoacetase-like — protein MTLKSFVQVQPDSHFPIQNLPYGVFRPESGSTARPGVAIGDYVLDLSEIARDGLFDGPALKGSDCFLQPNLNKFLAMGRPAWKEARATLQKLLAATEPTLRDNATLRQKALVPMEKVEMLLPAVIGDYTDFFASMHHAKNCGLIFRGPQNPINPNWFHLPIAYHGRASSIVISGTDIIRPRGQGHPTANSGPYFGPSLKLDFELEMAAIVGPGNELGRPVDVNEAADHIFGLVLMNDWSARDIQAWEYVPLGPFLGKSFGTTISPWIVTLDALEQFACDAAKQDPAPLPYLTEKISKNYDISLEVEIKPAGHEASCVVTRSNFKHLYWTVTQQLAHHTISGCNLRPGDLLGTGTISGPEPDSYGCLLELTWNGQKPLTLNGTARKFLEDGDEVIFTGFCKGDGFLVGFGKCSGKIVPSPP, from the exons ATGACTTTGAAATCGTTCGTACAAGTACAACCGGATTCTCACTTCCCCATCCAGAACCTCCCGTATGGAGTCTTCCGGCCGGAATCGGGCTCGACCGCCCGACCTGGCGTGGCTATTGGTGACTACGTTTTGGACTTATCTGAGATTGCTCGTGACGGCCTTTTCGACGGCCCAGCGCTCAAAGGCTCGGATTGCTTCCTTCAG CCAAACTTGAACAAGTTTTTGGCTATGGGACGTCCGGCATGGAAGGAAGCTCGCGCCACCCTTCAAAAGCTGTTGGCAG CCACTGAACCTACCTTGCGTGATAATGCAACTTTAAGGCAGAAAGCCCTTGTTCCAATG GAAAAAGTAGAAATGCTCCTTCCTGCTGTGATTGGGGACTACACAGACTTTTTTGCTTCCATGCATCATGCAAAGAATTGTGGACTTATATTTCGTGGGCCGCAGAACCCAATCAATCCGAACTG GTTCCATCTTCCGATTGCATATCATGGACGGGCATCATCTATTGTCATATCTGGAACAGATATTATTCGACCAAG GGGTCAGGGCCATCCTACCGCCAATTCTGGACCATACTTTGGGCCTTCCCTAAAGCTAGACTTTGAGCTGGAAATG GCTGCCATAGTTGGGCCCGGAAATGAGTTGGGAAGGCCTGTGGATGTCAATGAGGCAGCAGATCATATCTTTGGACTTGTGTTGATGAACGACTGGAGTG CCAGAGATATCCAGGCATGGGAATATGTGCCTCTTGGGCCTTTTCTTGGAAAGAGCTTCG GAACTACTATATCTCCTTGGATTGTGACACTGGATGCTCTTGAACAATTTGCTTGTGACGCTGCCAAACAG GACCCCGCTCCATTGCCATATCTAACTGAAAAGATATCCAAAAACTATGATATTTCCTTGGAG GTTGAAATCAAACCTGCTGGACATGAGGCTTCGTGTGTGGTCACGAGAAGTAATTTTAAACACTT ATATTGGACAGTAACTCAACAACTTGCCCATCACACTATCAGTGGTTGCAACCTAAGGCCGGGTGATCTCCTTGGAACTGGCACCATTAGCGGACCT GAGCCTGATTCATATGGATGCTTGTTAGAGCTGACATGGAATGGACAAAAGCCACTTACCCTAAATGGGACTGCTCGTAAATTTCTGGAAGATGGAGATGAAGTCATCTTTACTGGTTTCTGCAAG GGAGATGGTTTCCTTGTTGGTTTTGGCAAATGCTCAGGAAAAATTGTACCTTCACCCCCTTGA
- the LOC120005583 gene encoding uncharacterized protein LOC120005583, giving the protein MEGVGARLGRSSTRYGPATVFNGPVRKWKKRWVHVSPSATTNNNNSSHSQSHHHRLRSGTSNGATASTTNGNSSSHLLLYKWTPLTRRENNGNDDNTSDKDETAVSEAPEEPPRRKFKYIPIAFLEEERKEAEENEAPEKVENEAQPSDGGPIDVEPTPKNNGFDEKPDINDIPMEECQSSANDQIVWQDLNESTLDLSLGLTAHDNDSDSNADQNINERLERVDSY; this is encoded by the exons ATGGAGGGGGTGGGGGCGCGACTAGGGCGATCCTCGACTCGGTACGGGCCTGCGACGGTGTTCAATGGGCCAGTAAGGAAGTGGAAGAAGAGATGGGTCCACGTCTCGCCTTCCGCCAcaaccaacaacaacaacagcagtcATTCTCAGAGTCACCACCACCGCCTCCGCAGCGGTACCTCCAACGGTGCAACAGCTTCGACTACAAACGGTAATAGCAGCTCACATCTCTTGCTTTACAAGTGGACCCCTTTGACACGAAGAGAAAACAACGGTAATGACGACAATACTTCTGACAAGGACGAGACCGCGGTTTCTGAAGCGCCAGAGGAGCCACCTCGCCGTAAATTCAAGTACATTCCG ATTGCCTTTCTGGAGGAAGAAAGGAAGGAAGCAGAGGAAAATGAGGCACCTGAAAAAGTTGAAAATGAAGCGCAACCAAGTGATGGCGGCCCAATTGATGTAGAGCCAACTCCCAAGAACAATGGTTTTGATGAAAAACCCGACATAAATGACATTCCCATGGAGGAGTGCCAG TCTTCGGCCAATGATCAAATAGTATGGCAAGATCTGAATGAAAGTACTTTGGATTTGAGTCTGGGACTAACTGCCCATGACAATGACTCCGATTCAAACGCTGATCAGAATATAAATGAGCGGCTGGAAAGAGTTGACTCCTACTAG
- the LOC120004872 gene encoding phosphatidate cytidylyltransferase 1-like isoform X2, translated as MQKDNITGNVSTPTARTRHRRRSQEAFPEPSKENGGHLLVDDHNKYKSFLIRAYSTIWMIGGFAFIVYMGHLYITAMVVVIQIFMARELFNLLRKAHEDRRLPGFRLLNWHFFFTAMLFVYGRILSLRLANTVPASDKFLYRLVSSLIKYHMVICYSLYIAGFMWFILTLKKKMYKYQFGQYAWTHMILIVVFTQSSFTVANIFEGIIWFLLPATLIVINDIFAYIFGFFFGRTPLIKISPKKTWEGFIGASVTTIISAFVLAHMMGRFQWMTCPRKDLSTGWLYCDPGPVFKPEHCTLPVWFTKWDFGDSIPGHGGITDRMDCQMVMAVFAYIYHQSFVVSQSLTVETILDQILANLAFEEQYALYTNLGEIIQHRLTGHS; from the exons ATGCAAAAGGATAATATTACCGGAAATGTTTCAACGCCTACTGCCCGAACTCGGCACCGAAGGCGCTCTCAAGAG GCGTTTCCAGAGCCTAGCAAAGAAAATGGAGGCCATTTGCTTGTCGATGATCATAATAAATACAAGTCATTCTTAATTCGTGCATACTCTACTATATGGATGATCGGGGGGTTTGCATTTATTGTCTACATGGGCCATCTATATATCACCGCAATGGTGGTAGTTATACAAATCTTTATGGCAAGGGAACTGTTTAATCTGCTCAGGAAAGCACATGAAGATAGACGTCTCCCAGGATTTAGGCTATTAAATTG GCACTTTTTCTTCACTGCAATGCTATTTGTGTATGGCCGCATTCTAAGTCTACGGCTTGCCAATACGGTACCCGCTTCAGACAAGTTTTTGTATCGCCTTGTGAGCAGCCTCATCAAGTATCATATGGTCATCTGTTATTCTTTATATATCGCAG GTTTTATGTGGTTCATTCTTAcactgaagaagaagatgtaCAAGTATCAATTTGGCCAATATGCATGGACACACATGATTCTGATTGTGGTATTTACGCAGTCATCTTTCACTGTAGCCAACATTTTTGAAGGAATTATCTG GTTTCTTCTTCCAGCAACGCTTATTGTCATCAATGATATATTTGCttatatttttggatttttctttGGGAGAACTCCTTTAATCAAGATATCCCCAAAGAAAACTTGGGAGGGATTCATTGGAGCATCTGTTACAACTATTATATCTGCTTTTGTA CTGGCGCATATGATGGGGCGTTTTCAGTGGATGACATGTCCGAGGAAG GATTTATCTACCGGTTGGCTTTATTGTGATCCCGGGCCAGTATTTAAGccggagcattgtactttacCTGTATGGTTTACCAAATGG GATTTTGGTGATAGTATTCCTGGACATGGTGGGATTACAGATAGAATGGATTGCCAG ATGGTTATGGCTGTCTTTGCATATATCTACCATCAGTCATTTGTCGTGTCTCAAAGCCTTACCGTCGAAACAATCTTGGATCAG ATATTGGCAAACTTAGCCTTCGAGGAACAGTATGCCTTGTACACAAATCTTGGAGAGATCATCCAGCACAGGCTGACTGGACATTCTTAA
- the LOC120004872 gene encoding phosphatidate cytidylyltransferase 1-like isoform X1, whose protein sequence is MQKDNITGNVSTPTARTRHRRRSQEAFPEPSKENGGHLLVDDHNKYKSFLIRAYSTIWMIGGFAFIVYMGHLYITAMVVVIQIFMARELFNLLRKAHEDRRLPGFRLLNWHFFFTAMLFVYGRILSLRLANTVPASDKFLYRLVSSLIKYHMVICYSLYIAGFMWFILTLKKKMYKYQFGQYAWTHMILIVVFTQSSFTVANIFEGIIWFLLPATLIVINDIFAYIFGFFFGRTPLIKISPKKTWEGFIGASVTTIISAFVLAHMMGRFQWMTCPRKDLSTGWLYCDPGPVFKPEHCTLPVWFTKWFPWTEIYILPLQWHALCLGLFASIIAPFGGFFASGFKRAFKIKDFGDSIPGHGGITDRMDCQMVMAVFAYIYHQSFVVSQSLTVETILDQILANLAFEEQYALYTNLGEIIQHRLTGHS, encoded by the exons ATGCAAAAGGATAATATTACCGGAAATGTTTCAACGCCTACTGCCCGAACTCGGCACCGAAGGCGCTCTCAAGAG GCGTTTCCAGAGCCTAGCAAAGAAAATGGAGGCCATTTGCTTGTCGATGATCATAATAAATACAAGTCATTCTTAATTCGTGCATACTCTACTATATGGATGATCGGGGGGTTTGCATTTATTGTCTACATGGGCCATCTATATATCACCGCAATGGTGGTAGTTATACAAATCTTTATGGCAAGGGAACTGTTTAATCTGCTCAGGAAAGCACATGAAGATAGACGTCTCCCAGGATTTAGGCTATTAAATTG GCACTTTTTCTTCACTGCAATGCTATTTGTGTATGGCCGCATTCTAAGTCTACGGCTTGCCAATACGGTACCCGCTTCAGACAAGTTTTTGTATCGCCTTGTGAGCAGCCTCATCAAGTATCATATGGTCATCTGTTATTCTTTATATATCGCAG GTTTTATGTGGTTCATTCTTAcactgaagaagaagatgtaCAAGTATCAATTTGGCCAATATGCATGGACACACATGATTCTGATTGTGGTATTTACGCAGTCATCTTTCACTGTAGCCAACATTTTTGAAGGAATTATCTG GTTTCTTCTTCCAGCAACGCTTATTGTCATCAATGATATATTTGCttatatttttggatttttctttGGGAGAACTCCTTTAATCAAGATATCCCCAAAGAAAACTTGGGAGGGATTCATTGGAGCATCTGTTACAACTATTATATCTGCTTTTGTA CTGGCGCATATGATGGGGCGTTTTCAGTGGATGACATGTCCGAGGAAG GATTTATCTACCGGTTGGCTTTATTGTGATCCCGGGCCAGTATTTAAGccggagcattgtactttacCTGTATGGTTTACCAAATGG TTTCCTTGGACAGAGATATATATTCTGCCTCTTCAATGGCATGCTCTATGTCTTGGTTTGTTTGCATCGATAATAGCACCTTTTGGAGGCTTTTTCGctagtggttttaaaagagcTTTTAAGATCAAG GATTTTGGTGATAGTATTCCTGGACATGGTGGGATTACAGATAGAATGGATTGCCAG ATGGTTATGGCTGTCTTTGCATATATCTACCATCAGTCATTTGTCGTGTCTCAAAGCCTTACCGTCGAAACAATCTTGGATCAG ATATTGGCAAACTTAGCCTTCGAGGAACAGTATGCCTTGTACACAAATCTTGGAGAGATCATCCAGCACAGGCTGACTGGACATTCTTAA
- the LOC120006254 gene encoding transcription initiation factor IIF subunit alpha isoform X2, whose protein sequence is MSFDLQLKPSCSGCGSNSDLYGSNCKHMTLCLTCGKTMAENRGKCYECGTTITRLIREYNVRASPSSDKNFFIGRFVSGLPNFSKKKNAENKWSLQKEGLQGRQLTDALREKYKNKPWLLEDETGLSQYQGQLEGAQSATYYLLMMQGKEFSAIPAGSWYNFNKVAQYKQLTLEEAEEKMKNRKKTADGYQRWIMKAATNGAAAFGEVEKLNDEENDSGGGRGRKKKAGDDDEGNVSDRGEEDEEEEAERNNRLGLNRRGGDDDEEGRRGGDHDLDDDDIEKGDDWEHEETFTDDDEAVGNDPEEREDLAPDLPAPPEIKEDEDEEDEENGETKLSISGKELKKLLGRTAGLNDSDVEEDDDDDDMEDEGFSPVQAPKQKDALKEEPTDSSPSKPAPSGSARGTPSSKSAKTKRKSNGDDVKAPNGAPPKKIKTENELKSSAKNESLPASKSGVPPKGATAPPQSSSKVGSTSSTEPVTEDEIRAVLMQKTPVTTQDLVAKFRTRLKSIEDKRAFADILKRISRIHKTNNGSGYIVLKDK, encoded by the exons ATGTCGTTCGACTTGCAATTGAAGCCGTCATGCAGTGGATGTGGGTCGAATTCGGATTTGTACGGGAGTAATTGCAAGCACATGACCCTGTGCTTGACCTGTGGGAAAACGATGGCTGAGAATCGTGGCAAATGCTATGAATGTGGCACGACTATCACACGCTTGATTCGA GAATATAATGTCCGAGCAAGTCCAAGCAGCGATAAGAACTTCTTCATTGGTAGATTCGTGTCAGGGTTACCAAATttttcaaagaagaaaaatgctGAAAATAAATGGTCTCTGCAGAAAGAAGGACTACAAGGTCGCCAACTCACTGATGCCTTGCGG GAGAAGTACAAGAACAAACCCTGGCTTTTGGAGGACGAGACAGGGCTGTCTCAATACCAGGGTCAACTTGAAGGGGCACAATCGGCAACTTATTACCTACTGATGATGCAAGGAAAAGAGTTTTCTGCCATTCCTGCTGGTTCATG GTACAACTTTAATAAGGTTGCACAATATAAACAACTTACCTTGGAGGAAGCCGAAGAAAAGATGAAAAACAGGAAAAAGACTGCAGATGGATATCAAAGATGGATTATGAAAGCTGCAACTAATGGAGCTGCTGCGTTTGGTGAAGTGGAGAAGTTGAATGATGAGGAGAATGATTCTGGTGGTGGGAGGGGACGGAAAAAGAAAgctggtgatgatgatgaaggtAATGTCTCAGATAGGGGTGAGGAAGATGAAGAGGAGGAGGCTGAAAGGAATAATAGACTTGGACTTAACAGAAGAGGTGGTGACGATGATGAGGAAGGTCGAAGGGGTGGCGATCATGATTTGGACGATGATGATATTGAGAAGG gTGATGATTGGGAACATGAAGAAACCTTTACGGATGATGATGAGGCTGTTGGTAATGATCCTGAGGAACGGGAAGACTTGGCCCCTGACCTTCCTGCTCCTCCAGAAATAAAAGAG gatgaagatgaggaagatgaagaaaatGGGGAAACAAAACTGAGCATATCAGGAAAAGAATTGAAGAAATTACTCGGAAGGACTGCTGGTCTGAATGACTCAGATGTGGAAgaagatgatgacgatgatgat ATGGAAGATGAGGGCTTTTCTCCTGTACAGGCTCCCAAACAAAAGGATGCACTGAAGGAAGAACCTACTGACAGTAGCCCATCAAAACCAGCACCTTCTGGTTCTGCACGAGGAACCCCATCTTCGAAGTcagcaaaaacaaagagaaagtcaaatggtgatgatgtaaaagcACCTAATGGAGCACCTCCGAAGAAGATTAAAACAGAAAAT GAATTAAAATCTTCTGCTAAAAATGAAAGTCTTCCTGCTTCTAAAAGTGGTGTGCCCCCAAAAGGTGCTACAGCACCCCCACAATCATCATCGAAAGTAGGCTCAACATCATCTACTGAGCCTGTAACTGAAGATGAAATCAGGGCTGTCTTAATGCAAAAGACCCCTGTGACCACCCAGGATCTCGTTGCAAAGTTCAGGACACGACTGAAATCCATAGAG GACAAGAGAGCTTTTGCGGATATTCTGAAGAGAATTTCTAGGATTCACAAGACTAATAACGGGTCTGGTTACATTGTGCTGAAAGATAAGTGA
- the LOC120006254 gene encoding transcription initiation factor IIF subunit alpha isoform X3: MSFDLQLKPSCSGCGSNSDLYGSNCKHMTLCLTCGKTMAENRGKCYECGTTITRLIREYNVRASPSSDKNFFIGRFVSGLPNFSKKKNAENKWSLQKEGLQGRQLTDALREKYKNKPWLLEDETGLSQYQGQLEGAQSATYYLLMMQGKEFSAIPAGSWYNFNKVAQYKQLTLEEAEEKMKNRKKTADGYQRWIMKAATNGAAAFGEVEKLNDEENDSGGGRGRKKKAGDDDEGNVSDRGEEDEEEEAERNNRLGLNRRGGDDDEEGRRGGDHDLDDDDIEKGDDWEHEETFTDDDEAVGNDPEEREDLAPDLPAPPEIKEDEDEEDEENGETKLSISGKELKKLLGRTAGLNDSDVEEDDDDDDMEDEGFSPVQAPKQKDALKEEPTDSSPSKPAPSGSARGTPSSKSAKTKRKSNGDDVKAPNGAPPKKIKTENELKSSAKNESLPASKSGVPPKGATAPPQSSSKVGSTSSTEPVTEDEIRAVLMQKTPVTTQDLVAKFRTRLKSIEMMQQQKKKKKRKGVPFWRNV, translated from the exons ATGTCGTTCGACTTGCAATTGAAGCCGTCATGCAGTGGATGTGGGTCGAATTCGGATTTGTACGGGAGTAATTGCAAGCACATGACCCTGTGCTTGACCTGTGGGAAAACGATGGCTGAGAATCGTGGCAAATGCTATGAATGTGGCACGACTATCACACGCTTGATTCGA GAATATAATGTCCGAGCAAGTCCAAGCAGCGATAAGAACTTCTTCATTGGTAGATTCGTGTCAGGGTTACCAAATttttcaaagaagaaaaatgctGAAAATAAATGGTCTCTGCAGAAAGAAGGACTACAAGGTCGCCAACTCACTGATGCCTTGCGG GAGAAGTACAAGAACAAACCCTGGCTTTTGGAGGACGAGACAGGGCTGTCTCAATACCAGGGTCAACTTGAAGGGGCACAATCGGCAACTTATTACCTACTGATGATGCAAGGAAAAGAGTTTTCTGCCATTCCTGCTGGTTCATG GTACAACTTTAATAAGGTTGCACAATATAAACAACTTACCTTGGAGGAAGCCGAAGAAAAGATGAAAAACAGGAAAAAGACTGCAGATGGATATCAAAGATGGATTATGAAAGCTGCAACTAATGGAGCTGCTGCGTTTGGTGAAGTGGAGAAGTTGAATGATGAGGAGAATGATTCTGGTGGTGGGAGGGGACGGAAAAAGAAAgctggtgatgatgatgaaggtAATGTCTCAGATAGGGGTGAGGAAGATGAAGAGGAGGAGGCTGAAAGGAATAATAGACTTGGACTTAACAGAAGAGGTGGTGACGATGATGAGGAAGGTCGAAGGGGTGGCGATCATGATTTGGACGATGATGATATTGAGAAGG gTGATGATTGGGAACATGAAGAAACCTTTACGGATGATGATGAGGCTGTTGGTAATGATCCTGAGGAACGGGAAGACTTGGCCCCTGACCTTCCTGCTCCTCCAGAAATAAAAGAG gatgaagatgaggaagatgaagaaaatGGGGAAACAAAACTGAGCATATCAGGAAAAGAATTGAAGAAATTACTCGGAAGGACTGCTGGTCTGAATGACTCAGATGTGGAAgaagatgatgacgatgatgat ATGGAAGATGAGGGCTTTTCTCCTGTACAGGCTCCCAAACAAAAGGATGCACTGAAGGAAGAACCTACTGACAGTAGCCCATCAAAACCAGCACCTTCTGGTTCTGCACGAGGAACCCCATCTTCGAAGTcagcaaaaacaaagagaaagtcaaatggtgatgatgtaaaagcACCTAATGGAGCACCTCCGAAGAAGATTAAAACAGAAAAT GAATTAAAATCTTCTGCTAAAAATGAAAGTCTTCCTGCTTCTAAAAGTGGTGTGCCCCCAAAAGGTGCTACAGCACCCCCACAATCATCATCGAAAGTAGGCTCAACATCATCTACTGAGCCTGTAACTGAAGATGAAATCAGGGCTGTCTTAATGCAAAAGACCCCTGTGACCACCCAGGATCTCGTTGCAAAGTTCAGGACACGACTGAAATCCATAGAG ATGATGCagcagcagaagaagaagaagaagaggaagggtGTACCCTTTTGGAGAAATGTTTGA
- the LOC120005585 gene encoding mitochondrial pyruvate carrier 4-like: MATSKLQALWNHPAGPKTIHFWAPTFKWGITIANIADFYKPPEKISYPQQIAVTCTGVIWSRYSTVITPKNWNLFSVNVAMAGTGIYQLTRKLKHDYSSEAETAVAKEE, from the exons ATGGCAACTTCGAAGCTCCAAGCTCTGTGGAACCATCCAGCCGGCCCTAAAACCA TCCACTTTTGGGCGCCGACTTTCAAATGGGGGATCACCATTGCTAATATTGCTGACTTCTACAAACCTCCTGAGAAAATTTCTTATCCCCAGCAAATAG CTGTTACCTGCACTGGAGTTATCTGGTCCCGCTACAGCACAGTAATCACTCCT AAGAATTGGAATCTCTTTAGCGTAAACGTTGCAATGGCTGGGACAGGCATCTACCAACTTACCCGCAAATTGAA GCATGACTACTCTTCTGAGGCAGAAACGGCTGTTGCCAAAGAAGAATGA